One Acidobacteriota bacterium DNA segment encodes these proteins:
- a CDS encoding Smr/MutS family protein, giving the protein MSKNDDDAFHRAMRGVEPLEQETERVGGAPKRKKKLRLPPAERRIPRFEVRRYDDQLEGLVESAHPRQLRTLHRDAQQTKRPLPRIDLHGLTAEVAQEVILSALRRAREEGQRIVLIIHGRGLHSESGPILKERLTDWLIGAPAAHWVRAFRTAPPEMGGAGATLVRLERRKRQPGR; this is encoded by the coding sequence ATGAGTAAGAACGACGACGACGCCTTCCACCGCGCCATGCGGGGGGTCGAACCGCTCGAACAGGAGACGGAGCGCGTCGGCGGCGCGCCGAAGCGCAAGAAAAAACTGCGCCTCCCACCGGCCGAACGCCGGATTCCCCGCTTCGAAGTCCGCCGCTACGACGACCAGCTCGAAGGCCTGGTCGAAAGCGCCCACCCCCGCCAGCTCCGCACCCTCCACCGCGACGCCCAGCAGACCAAACGCCCCCTCCCCCGCATCGACCTCCACGGCCTCACCGCCGAGGTCGCCCAAGAAGTCATCCTCAGTGCCTTGCGCCGGGCGCGTGAGGAAGGTCAGCGCATCGTCCTCATCATCCACGGGCGCGGTCTCCACTCGGAGAGTGGGCCCATCCTCAAGGAGCGCCTCACCGACTGGCTCATCGGCGCTCCCGCGGCCCATTGGGTCCGTGCCTTTCGGACGGCGCCGCCGGAAATGGGAGGGGCGGGGGCGACGTTGGTGCGGTTGGAGAGGCGAAAGAGGCAACCCGGGAGATAA
- a CDS encoding heavy metal translocating P-type ATPase produces the protein MNHTAPATDTAQETGCCAGGAPASQAAADPVCGMQVDPATAQHSTEHAGTEYFFCCAGCREKFEADPESYLSGDQPAPEPAPPGAVFICPMDPEVRQDEPGACPKCGMALEPEAPDLATRTEYTCPMHPEVVRDEPGNCPECGMALEPRTVVAEADDPELADMTRRVTFAAIFTVPLFLIAMGDMLPGAPVSQALSPRWRVLLELALATPVCLWAGWPFLVRAVHSFKNRSLNMFTLIGIGVTVAYGYSVVAALAPQWFPASFRNEQGHVAVYFEAAAVIVTLVLLGQVLELRARGKTGAALRRLLELAPATARRLVADGGEEDIPLAEVQAGDRLRVRPGEKVPVDGVVLEGSSSVDESMISGEPLPVKKSAGDALTGATVNGAGSLVMEAVRVGSETTLARIVQLVGEAQRSRAPVQRLADRVAAWFVPAVLATAVVTFALWAWLGPQPAMAYALVNAVAVLIIACPCALGLATPMSIMVAAGRGASAGVLFKNAEAIERLRDVDTLVVDKTGTLTAGRPTLETVQPAEGLSEIELLRLAASLERASEHPLAEAVVRGADERGVALTKADNFESLTGQGVRGTVAGEGGSTAVAIGNRALMDSLGVDLGPWAERAEKERGEGRTALFVATLAEDGKGILAGLLAVADTIKETTPEAIAGLHREGLRIVMLTGDSRTTAQAVADRLGIDEVIAEVLPEEKSDTIAHLQAQGRVVAMAGDGINDAPALARADVGIAMGTGTDIAMESAGVTLVHGDLRALLRARRLSRATLANIRQNLAFAFGYNALGVPIAAGALYPLFGLLLSPMIAAAAMSISSVSVIANALRLQRLEL, from the coding sequence ATGAATCACACCGCTCCAGCCACCGACACGGCCCAAGAGACCGGCTGCTGCGCCGGCGGCGCGCCGGCGAGCCAGGCCGCCGCCGATCCGGTGTGCGGCATGCAGGTGGACCCGGCGACCGCCCAACACTCCACCGAGCACGCCGGCACCGAGTACTTCTTCTGCTGCGCCGGCTGCCGCGAAAAGTTCGAGGCGGATCCGGAAAGCTATCTCTCCGGCGACCAGCCGGCGCCGGAACCCGCTCCGCCCGGCGCCGTTTTCATCTGCCCAATGGATCCGGAGGTGCGCCAGGACGAGCCGGGAGCCTGTCCCAAGTGCGGCATGGCCCTGGAGCCGGAAGCCCCGGACCTCGCCACCCGCACCGAATACACCTGCCCGATGCACCCGGAAGTCGTGCGCGACGAACCGGGCAACTGCCCTGAGTGCGGCATGGCCCTGGAGCCGCGCACCGTCGTCGCCGAGGCGGACGACCCGGAACTCGCGGACATGACCCGGCGCGTGACCTTCGCCGCCATCTTCACGGTGCCGCTGTTTCTGATCGCGATGGGCGACATGCTGCCCGGCGCGCCGGTGTCGCAAGCCCTCTCGCCGCGCTGGCGGGTGCTCCTGGAACTCGCCCTCGCCACTCCGGTGTGCCTGTGGGCCGGCTGGCCCTTCCTGGTGCGGGCGGTCCACTCCTTCAAGAACCGCAGCCTCAACATGTTCACGCTGATCGGCATCGGCGTCACCGTGGCCTATGGCTACAGCGTGGTGGCGGCGCTGGCGCCACAGTGGTTCCCGGCGTCCTTCCGCAATGAGCAGGGACACGTCGCCGTGTACTTCGAGGCCGCGGCGGTGATCGTCACCCTGGTGCTCCTCGGACAGGTACTGGAGCTGCGCGCCCGCGGCAAGACCGGCGCCGCCCTGCGCCGGCTCCTGGAGCTCGCTCCCGCCACCGCCCGGCGGCTGGTCGCCGACGGCGGTGAGGAGGACATCCCCCTCGCCGAAGTCCAGGCCGGGGATCGGCTGCGGGTGCGTCCCGGCGAGAAGGTGCCGGTGGACGGCGTGGTGCTCGAAGGCTCCAGCTCGGTGGACGAATCGATGATCTCCGGCGAGCCGCTGCCGGTGAAAAAGTCCGCCGGCGACGCCCTCACCGGCGCCACCGTCAACGGCGCCGGGAGCCTGGTGATGGAGGCCGTGCGGGTGGGCTCTGAAACCACCCTGGCGCGCATCGTCCAGCTCGTCGGCGAGGCACAGCGCAGCCGCGCCCCCGTCCAGCGGCTGGCGGACCGGGTGGCCGCCTGGTTCGTGCCGGCGGTGCTCGCCACCGCTGTCGTCACCTTCGCCCTGTGGGCCTGGCTCGGCCCGCAGCCGGCGATGGCCTACGCCCTGGTCAACGCTGTGGCGGTGCTGATCATCGCCTGCCCCTGCGCCCTCGGCCTGGCCACCCCCATGTCCATCATGGTCGCTGCCGGCCGCGGCGCCTCCGCCGGGGTGCTGTTCAAGAACGCCGAAGCCATCGAGCGCTTGCGCGACGTCGACACCCTGGTGGTGGACAAGACCGGCACCCTCACCGCAGGACGACCGACCCTAGAGACGGTCCAACCGGCGGAGGGACTCTCCGAGATCGAGCTGCTGCGCCTCGCCGCCAGCCTGGAGCGCGCCAGCGAGCATCCGCTGGCGGAAGCGGTGGTGCGCGGTGCCGACGAGCGCGGCGTGGCACTCACCAAAGCGGACAACTTCGAGTCCCTCACCGGCCAGGGCGTGCGCGGCACCGTCGCAGGCGAAGGTGGCTCCACCGCCGTCGCCATCGGCAACCGCGCCTTGATGGACTCTCTCGGAGTCGACCTCGGCCCTTGGGCCGAGCGCGCCGAAAAGGAGCGAGGCGAAGGCCGCACGGCACTCTTCGTCGCCACCTTGGCCGAGGACGGCAAGGGCATCCTCGCCGGCCTGCTCGCCGTGGCGGACACCATCAAAGAGACGACGCCGGAAGCCATCGCGGGCCTGCACCGCGAGGGCCTCCGCATCGTCATGCTCACCGGCGACAGCCGCACCACCGCCCAGGCGGTGGCGGACCGGCTGGGCATCGACGAGGTGATCGCCGAAGTGCTGCCCGAGGAGAAGTCCGACACCATCGCCCACCTCCAGGCGCAGGGCCGGGTGGTCGCCATGGCCGGCGACGGCATCAACGACGCCCCGGCCCTCGCCCGGGCAGACGTCGGCATCGCCATGGGCACCGGCACGGACATCGCCATGGAGAGCGCCGGCGTCACCCTGGTGCACGGTGACCTGCGCGCCCTGCTGCGCGCCCGCCGCCTGAGCCGCGCCACTCTCGCAAACATCCGCCAGAACCTCGCCTTCGCCTTCGGCTACAACGCCCTCGGTGTACCCATCGCGGCGGGCGCCCTCTACCCCCTCTTCGGCCTGCTCCTGAGCCCGATGATCGCCGCCGCCGCGATGAGCATTTCGTCCGTCTCGGTGATCGCCAACGCCCTGCGCCTGCAGCGGCTGGAGCTTTGA
- a CDS encoding alpha/beta fold hydrolase produces the protein MDYSKLRTLTVVVSLSLLPVAALAREAVDPRVSATVAKERLLALHGEEERQRIERGVHQITARWTPADGDLEAFAVAEFLPRGDELDLTFQRFEFARERIGGYMTSLIRDLRRGADLEIGPMLPLDRRLAALSPDSHIEEDLYAGKIAFVALLNFPQTTLAERLAEGLEWDRRQWAETRLAGSFGPRVPAEVQQGIAAAMAAADSYINGYNIHMHHLLTEEGERLFPEGLRLISHWGLRDELKARYADPEGLPKQRMIQRVFERIVRQEVPAVVIDNPSFDWAPGSNAVEPAPGAPVAAEPALRAREEDERYRHWLAVFRAQRAADPYSPALPTYIDRRFEDNREIPEREVEALFDAVLSSPHGVAAAKLVAERLGRPLEPFDIWYAGFKPGGGRDEAELDALTRRRYPTADAFAADMPRILEELGFTPERSEFLAARIAVEPSRGAGHAFGPARRDDKAHLRTRVGEKGMDYKGYNIAVHELGHNVEQVFSTVEIDHTLIQGVPNTAFTEALAFVFQDRDLEVLGLSQDDPDRRHWAALDTFWGTREIAGVALTDMKVWRWLYDHPEATPAEMRQAVAEIAGEVWNRYFADLFGVRDVPLLAVYSHMVDGAMYTPDYPLGHLISFQIEEHFRSLAGPFGEEFERISRLGRLTPDAWMRQAVGSPLSAEPLLAATGGALVAVGRGEGARTASKTVPSADGVPIHYRVTPALRKTNELPLLLIHCWCCDAGYWQPVTDRLAADRKVVAIDLAGHGESGAAREDFTMESFAADVAAVVAAEGLGEVIFVGHSMGAFVMVAAAERLGAERVAGLISVDAIQNVAQEFDPKAVEDYASNLERDFAGHVERMVRAYSPEGSHPAVVDRIVEDLGEGPPAVGISAYRELTSYDLAGTLGPLDLPLRLVDSKLTPIAWESNREHTASFGAVQIDSVGHWLMWEKPDELAAALLGFAAELVAD, from the coding sequence ATGGACTACTCAAAGCTCCGAACTCTGACGGTTGTCGTCTCGCTTTCTTTGCTGCCCGTGGCCGCACTGGCTCGCGAAGCGGTGGATCCCAGAGTGTCCGCGACGGTCGCCAAGGAGCGATTGCTCGCTTTACACGGCGAAGAGGAGCGTCAGCGCATCGAGCGCGGCGTCCACCAGATCACCGCTCGGTGGACTCCTGCGGATGGTGATCTCGAAGCGTTCGCGGTGGCCGAGTTCCTGCCCCGTGGCGACGAACTCGATCTCACCTTTCAGCGCTTCGAGTTCGCCCGCGAACGCATCGGCGGCTACATGACCTCGCTGATACGCGACCTGCGCCGTGGGGCAGATCTCGAAATCGGCCCGATGCTGCCGCTCGACCGCCGGCTGGCCGCCCTGTCGCCGGACTCGCACATCGAAGAGGATCTCTACGCCGGCAAGATCGCCTTCGTCGCGCTGCTCAACTTTCCGCAAACCACCCTCGCCGAGCGCCTCGCCGAGGGCCTGGAGTGGGACCGCCGCCAGTGGGCCGAAACGCGCCTCGCCGGCAGCTTTGGCCCGCGGGTACCGGCGGAAGTCCAGCAGGGGATCGCCGCCGCCATGGCCGCGGCGGACAGCTACATCAACGGCTACAACATCCACATGCATCACCTGCTCACGGAGGAGGGCGAGCGCCTCTTCCCGGAGGGCCTGCGGCTGATCAGCCACTGGGGACTGCGCGACGAACTGAAAGCCCGCTATGCGGACCCCGAAGGCCTACCCAAGCAGCGCATGATCCAGCGAGTCTTCGAACGCATCGTGCGACAAGAGGTGCCGGCGGTGGTGATCGATAATCCGAGCTTCGACTGGGCGCCGGGATCGAACGCCGTCGAGCCGGCTCCGGGGGCGCCCGTCGCCGCCGAGCCGGCGTTGCGCGCCCGGGAGGAAGACGAGCGCTATCGCCATTGGCTGGCGGTTTTCCGGGCGCAGCGGGCGGCGGATCCCTACTCGCCGGCGCTCCCCACCTACATCGACCGGCGCTTCGAGGACAACCGCGAAATTCCCGAGCGCGAGGTCGAAGCGCTGTTCGATGCCGTGTTGTCCTCGCCCCACGGCGTGGCGGCGGCGAAGCTCGTCGCCGAGCGCCTCGGCCGGCCCCTCGAACCCTTCGACATTTGGTATGCCGGCTTCAAGCCCGGCGGCGGCCGCGACGAAGCGGAACTCGACGCCCTCACCCGCCGGCGCTATCCCACCGCCGACGCCTTCGCGGCGGACATGCCGCGCATCCTCGAAGAGCTGGGCTTCACGCCGGAGCGCTCAGAGTTTCTGGCCGCGCGCATCGCCGTCGAGCCCTCCCGCGGCGCCGGCCACGCCTTCGGCCCCGCCCGGCGCGACGACAAGGCCCACCTGCGCACCCGGGTCGGTGAGAAGGGCATGGACTACAAGGGCTACAACATCGCCGTCCACGAGCTGGGCCACAACGTGGAGCAGGTGTTTTCCACCGTCGAGATCGACCACACCCTGATCCAGGGCGTGCCCAACACCGCCTTCACGGAAGCCCTGGCTTTCGTCTTCCAGGATCGCGATCTGGAAGTCCTCGGCCTCTCCCAGGACGACCCCGACCGCCGCCACTGGGCGGCCCTCGACACCTTCTGGGGTACCCGCGAAATCGCCGGCGTCGCCCTGACGGACATGAAGGTGTGGCGCTGGCTCTACGATCATCCGGAGGCCACCCCGGCCGAGATGCGCCAAGCGGTGGCCGAAATTGCCGGCGAGGTTTGGAACCGGTACTTCGCGGACCTCTTCGGGGTGCGCGACGTGCCGCTGCTGGCGGTCTATTCCCACATGGTGGACGGCGCCATGTACACCCCGGACTACCCCCTGGGGCACCTCATCTCCTTCCAGATCGAAGAGCATTTCCGCTCCCTCGCCGGCCCCTTCGGCGAAGAGTTCGAGCGCATCAGCCGCCTCGGTCGCCTCACGCCGGACGCTTGGATGCGCCAGGCCGTCGGCTCTCCGCTTTCCGCCGAACCGCTGCTCGCGGCGACCGGTGGAGCGCTCGTCGCGGTGGGCCGAGGGGAGGGTGCCCGAACCGCCTCGAAGACCGTCCCCTCGGCGGACGGTGTGCCCATCCACTACCGGGTGACCCCAGCCCTGCGGAAGACCAACGAACTCCCCCTGTTGTTGATCCACTGCTGGTGCTGCGACGCCGGCTACTGGCAGCCGGTGACGGACCGCCTGGCGGCGGACCGCAAGGTCGTCGCCATCGACCTCGCCGGCCACGGCGAGTCCGGCGCCGCGCGTGAAGACTTCACCATGGAGAGCTTCGCCGCCGACGTGGCCGCCGTGGTGGCGGCGGAAGGGCTCGGCGAGGTGATCTTCGTCGGCCACTCCATGGGCGCCTTTGTGATGGTCGCTGCGGCCGAGCGCCTGGGGGCCGAGCGAGTGGCCGGCCTGATCTCCGTCGACGCCATTCAGAACGTCGCGCAAGAATTCGACCCGAAAGCCGTCGAGGACTACGCCTCCAACCTCGAGCGCGACTTCGCGGGCCATGTCGAGCGCATGGTGCGGGCCTACTCGCCCGAAGGCTCGCATCCCGCGGTGGTCGATCGCATTGTGGAAGATCTAGGCGAAGGACCGCCGGCGGTCGGCATCTCGGCCTACCGGGAACTCACCTCCTACGATCTGGCCGGCACCCTCGGTCCCCTCGACCTGCCCCTCCGCCTGGTCGACTCCAAGCTCACCCCCATCGCCTGGGAAAGCAACCGGGAGCACACGGCGAGCTTTGGCGCCGTCCAGATCGACAGCGTCGGTCACTGGCTGATGTGGGAAAAGCCGGACGAGCTGGCGGCGGCGCTGTTAGGCTTCGCGGCGGAGCTGGTGGCAGACTAG
- a CDS encoding DoxX family protein: protein MAEALSKTAKIVSWICQLLVAGILFQTLFFKFTAAPESVYIFQTLGAEPWGRIGSGMVEFLAGILLLIPSRVVWGALLAAVTILGAIGSHLTVLGIEVQGDGGLLFGLALAVLVCSLLVLFLRWRQLPFFGG, encoded by the coding sequence ATGGCTGAAGCCCTGTCCAAAACTGCAAAGATCGTGAGCTGGATCTGCCAGCTCCTGGTCGCCGGCATCCTCTTTCAGACCCTCTTCTTCAAATTCACCGCCGCGCCGGAGTCGGTCTACATCTTCCAGACCTTGGGCGCCGAGCCCTGGGGCCGCATCGGCAGCGGCATGGTCGAATTCCTCGCCGGCATCCTTTTGCTGATCCCGAGTCGGGTGGTTTGGGGGGCGCTGCTTGCCGCCGTGACCATCCTCGGCGCCATTGGATCCCATCTGACGGTCCTCGGCATCGAAGTCCAGGGCGATGGCGGCTTGTTGTTCGGGCTGGCGCTGGCGGTACTGGTGTGCAGTTTGTTGGTGCTGTTCCTCCGCTGGCGGCAGTTGCCGTTCTTCGGCGGCTAG